The following are encoded in a window of Salinibacter ruber DSM 13855 genomic DNA:
- the atpC gene encoding ATP synthase F1 subunit epsilon, with product MADELTVDIVTPDERSFQGPANGVRAPGIEGSFEVREDHAPMIAAFGIGPLIVKTQAAHEYADMHNDRIIFATSGGFLEVIDNKVTVLAETVEPASEIDVERAESAEERAKRRLEEGVQEEERETHEAARDRARNRLRVAMGKVGTRQS from the coding sequence ATGGCCGACGAACTGACCGTTGACATCGTGACGCCGGACGAGCGCTCGTTTCAGGGCCCGGCCAACGGCGTCCGCGCCCCCGGCATTGAAGGCTCGTTCGAGGTCCGCGAAGACCACGCCCCCATGATCGCCGCGTTCGGCATCGGGCCCCTCATCGTGAAGACGCAGGCGGCCCACGAGTACGCCGACATGCACAACGACCGCATCATCTTTGCCACGAGCGGCGGCTTTCTGGAGGTCATCGACAACAAGGTCACCGTGCTGGCCGAGACGGTCGAGCCGGCCTCGGAAATCGACGTGGAGCGGGCCGAGAGCGCCGAGGAGCGCGCGAAGCGACGCCTCGAAGAAGGCGTGCAGGAGGAGGAGCGCGAGACCCACGAGGCCGCCCGCGACCGGGCCCGCAACCGCCTGCGCGTCGCCATGGGGAAGGTCGGCACGCGACAGTCTTGA
- the atpD gene encoding F0F1 ATP synthase subunit beta has translation MEVGSNEVKGKIVEVLGPVVDAEFPRDGVPDILDALRIEREDSRDLILEVQQHLGERRVRAIAMDSTDGLQRGQAIAATNQPISVPIGEEIRGRLFNVVGQPIDGLPEPDVDERRAIHQDPPEYNELTGSQEVLETGIKVMDLIQPVPKGGKVGLFGGAGVGKTVLIMELINNIAKAHEGLSVFSGVGERTREGNDLLREMIEAGVMTYGEEFRESMESGGWDLDKVDFDEMNSESNISLVFGQMNEPPGARARVGLTGLTIAEYFRDLGGRDVLFFLDNIFRFVQAGQEMSALMGRMPSAVGYQPTLASEMGDLQERITSTQEGSITSFQAVYVPADDLTDPAPATTFAHLDCTTVLSRQLSTQGIYPAIDPLDSTSQMLNERALGTEHYETAQDVKEILQRYEELQDIIAILGMDELSDEDKQAVNRARRVQRFLSQPFFVAEQFTGQPGKYVPIEETIRGFRMILDGELDHLPERAFLLKGTIDEVIEAGEEMAEEA, from the coding sequence ATGGAAGTAGGAAGCAACGAAGTCAAGGGCAAAATTGTCGAGGTGCTCGGCCCGGTCGTCGACGCCGAATTCCCGCGCGACGGCGTGCCCGACATTCTGGACGCCCTCCGGATCGAACGGGAGGACAGCCGCGACCTGATTCTGGAGGTGCAACAGCACCTTGGCGAACGGCGCGTCCGGGCGATTGCGATGGACTCGACCGACGGGCTGCAGCGCGGCCAGGCCATTGCGGCGACGAACCAGCCCATCAGCGTGCCCATCGGCGAAGAGATTCGGGGGCGCCTCTTCAACGTCGTCGGCCAGCCGATCGACGGCCTGCCGGAGCCGGACGTCGACGAGCGCCGGGCCATTCACCAGGACCCGCCCGAGTACAACGAACTGACCGGGTCGCAGGAGGTGCTGGAAACCGGCATCAAGGTGATGGACCTGATCCAGCCGGTGCCGAAGGGCGGCAAGGTCGGCCTCTTTGGCGGGGCCGGCGTCGGCAAGACGGTCCTCATTATGGAGCTCATCAACAACATCGCCAAGGCGCACGAGGGCCTCTCGGTCTTCTCCGGCGTTGGGGAGCGCACCCGCGAGGGCAACGACCTGCTCCGCGAGATGATTGAGGCCGGCGTGATGACCTACGGCGAGGAGTTCCGCGAGTCGATGGAGTCCGGCGGCTGGGACCTCGACAAGGTCGACTTCGACGAGATGAACAGCGAGAGCAACATCTCGCTCGTCTTTGGCCAGATGAACGAGCCGCCCGGCGCCCGGGCCCGGGTGGGCCTGACCGGCCTCACGATTGCGGAGTACTTCCGCGACCTTGGGGGGCGGGACGTGCTCTTCTTCCTCGACAACATCTTCCGCTTCGTCCAGGCGGGCCAGGAGATGTCGGCCCTTATGGGGCGCATGCCGAGCGCCGTGGGCTACCAGCCGACGCTCGCCAGCGAGATGGGCGACCTTCAGGAGCGCATTACCTCGACGCAGGAGGGCTCCATTACCTCCTTCCAGGCCGTCTACGTCCCGGCCGACGACCTGACGGACCCCGCCCCGGCCACGACGTTTGCCCACCTCGACTGCACGACCGTTCTCTCGCGCCAGCTGTCGACACAGGGCATCTACCCGGCCATCGACCCGCTCGACTCCACGAGCCAGATGCTCAACGAGCGGGCCCTGGGCACCGAGCACTACGAGACCGCGCAGGACGTGAAGGAGATCCTCCAGCGCTACGAGGAGCTCCAGGACATCATCGCGATTCTCGGGATGGACGAGTTGAGCGACGAGGACAAGCAGGCCGTCAACCGCGCCCGGCGCGTGCAGCGGTTCCTCAGCCAGCCCTTCTTCGTCGCCGAGCAGTTTACCGGTCAGCCCGGCAAGTACGTCCCCATCGAGGAGACCATCCGCGGCTTCCGCATGATTCTCGACGGCGAGCTCGACCACCTGCCCGAGCGGGCCTTCCTGCTGAAGGGCACGATCGACGAGGTGATCGAGGCCGGCGAGGAGATGGCCGAGGAAGCATAA
- the thiL gene encoding thiamine-phosphate kinase, with the protein MESQEQSDQTALAEIGEFGLIALLRDTLGEPTDDTIVSGIADDAAVYRTDEDRVHVMTTDTLVEGVHFDRAFMPMEHLGFKALSVNVSDVVAMNASPRYATVSIGIPQNVSVEMITTVYEGLKQACDAYDMHIVGGDTNASHGLSLSISVVGAAAEEDVVYRTGAQVGDKICVTGDLGSSYAGLKVLLRNRERLQEQEEDFEPDLDPYSYVIRRHLAPPAQLKTVRDWGDAGVQPHALIDISDGLSAEVHHICEAGDLGAQLYEPALPIDPETRNTATDFGEDVTIYALFGGEDYELVFTIPEDELDALDPQTYTVVGEIVEPDDPEHPIKIQRAHGENVPLQPGGFDHFDGPSATAPPA; encoded by the coding sequence ATGGAATCCCAGGAGCAGTCCGACCAGACGGCCCTCGCCGAAATCGGTGAGTTTGGCCTCATTGCCCTCCTGCGCGACACGCTCGGCGAGCCCACCGACGACACCATCGTGTCGGGCATCGCCGACGACGCGGCCGTGTACCGCACAGACGAGGACCGCGTGCACGTCATGACCACCGATACCCTCGTGGAGGGCGTCCACTTCGACCGCGCCTTCATGCCGATGGAGCACCTCGGCTTCAAGGCCCTCTCGGTCAACGTGAGCGACGTGGTGGCGATGAACGCGTCGCCGCGCTACGCCACCGTCTCGATCGGCATCCCGCAGAACGTGTCCGTCGAGATGATTACCACGGTCTACGAGGGCCTGAAGCAGGCCTGCGACGCCTACGACATGCACATCGTAGGGGGCGACACGAACGCGTCCCACGGCCTCTCGCTCTCGATCTCGGTCGTGGGGGCGGCGGCGGAGGAGGACGTGGTCTACCGCACGGGGGCCCAGGTCGGCGACAAGATCTGCGTCACGGGCGACCTCGGCTCCTCGTACGCGGGCCTGAAGGTGCTGCTGCGCAATCGGGAGCGCCTCCAGGAGCAGGAGGAGGACTTTGAGCCGGACCTCGACCCGTACTCCTACGTCATCCGGCGGCACCTGGCTCCGCCGGCCCAGCTCAAGACGGTTCGCGATTGGGGGGACGCCGGGGTGCAGCCCCACGCCCTCATCGACATCTCGGACGGCCTCTCCGCCGAGGTGCACCACATCTGCGAGGCCGGCGACCTCGGCGCGCAACTCTACGAGCCGGCCCTCCCCATCGACCCGGAGACCCGCAACACGGCCACCGACTTCGGGGAGGACGTGACGATTTACGCCCTGTTCGGCGGGGAGGACTACGAGCTGGTGTTCACGATTCCGGAAGACGAGCTCGACGCCCTCGACCCACAGACGTACACGGTGGTGGGCGAGATTGTGGAGCCCGACGACCCGGAGCACCCGATCAAGATTCAGCGCGCCCACGGCGAGAATGTCCCGCTTCAGCCCGGGGGCTTCGACCACTTCGACGGCCCGTCCGCGACCGCCCCGCCGGCGTAG
- a CDS encoding zinc-dependent metalloprotease, translated as MHFGSLPASLRCSCVVLLVLGAVGLTTLPTRAQDAKDSSLPTIAEKTEGMTKMDGYVPVYWDATTGKLWLEISRFDTEMLYVSSLPTGLGSNPVGLDRGQLGTQRVVRFERTGPTVLLVTPNLDYRAASDNAYERTAVREAFAPGVLQGFEVAAEGPEGHVLVDATDFVVRDAHGVVRRLKNTGQGAYSLAEGRSAPVLEHVKAFPQNTELEARLTFTTDGDPGAYVERTAAAPRALTLRVRHSLVELPDTTGYTPRRFDPRSGLFYTDYMDFATPIGKSMTKRLVNRHRLTCAEAPGADGLCPPEEPIVYYLDPGTPEPVRSALLDGARWWAEAFEAAGFEDAYRVEVLPDSADAMDVRYNVIQWVHRRTRGWSYGASVTDPRTGEILKGHVTLGSQRVRQDYLLAEGLLAPYQGARADGFPPGDDPMLEMALARIRQLSAHEVGHTLGLAHNFAASVNDRASVMDYPAPLARVEGDSISLKEAYDTGVERWDVKALQYAYARPGPNQTEAALLDSLVRAAEREGLRYVTDADARPAGAAHPKGNLWDNGRNMVDALDREMRVRDVALDRFGEAVVKRGEPLAHMEEALVPLYLRHRYQVGATAKLIGGEVYEYAVRGESEAQVSERVPAQRQAAALDALLSTITPAALALPEAARTRIPPRPPGHPDTREVFEGRTDPTFDPYAPVEVAATMVLDALTAPERALRLIEQRDATPDLPGLQGTLTTITEAVWKADPPADGYRAEVQRTVQQVWTDVLLDRADAGNGAPAVRARLEQHLRTLRDWLAAHPGAITEAEAHRTAVRASIDRYFDRSHDAASPPASVAAPPGSPIGQAPGYHRRHAQRQAWLDRWTPPVCSRQRP; from the coding sequence ATGCATTTTGGTTCCCTGCCCGCCTCGCTGCGCTGCTCGTGCGTCGTGCTTCTGGTGCTCGGGGCGGTGGGGCTGACCACGCTTCCCACCCGCGCCCAAGACGCGAAGGACTCCTCCCTTCCGACCATCGCCGAGAAGACCGAGGGGATGACAAAAATGGACGGCTACGTTCCGGTCTACTGGGACGCGACGACGGGCAAACTCTGGCTGGAGATTTCCCGATTCGATACCGAGATGCTCTACGTCAGCTCGCTGCCCACGGGGCTCGGGTCCAATCCCGTCGGGCTCGACCGGGGCCAGCTCGGAACCCAGCGGGTCGTCCGCTTCGAGCGGACGGGGCCGACGGTGCTGCTCGTGACCCCGAACCTCGACTACCGCGCCGCCTCCGACAACGCGTACGAGCGAACCGCGGTGCGGGAGGCGTTCGCGCCGGGCGTCCTGCAGGGCTTCGAGGTGGCGGCCGAGGGGCCTGAGGGGCACGTGCTGGTCGACGCGACCGACTTCGTGGTCCGCGACGCCCACGGGGTGGTCCGTCGCCTGAAAAACACCGGGCAGGGGGCGTACTCGCTCGCGGAGGGACGCAGTGCGCCCGTTCTCGAACACGTAAAGGCCTTTCCCCAGAACACCGAGCTGGAGGCGCGGCTCACCTTCACCACGGACGGCGACCCGGGGGCGTACGTGGAGCGGACGGCGGCCGCGCCCCGCGCCCTCACGCTCCGCGTGCGCCACTCGCTCGTCGAGCTGCCCGACACGACCGGGTACACCCCGCGCCGCTTCGATCCGCGCTCGGGGCTCTTCTACACGGACTACATGGATTTTGCAACGCCCATCGGGAAGTCCATGACGAAGCGGCTCGTCAACCGGCACCGGCTCACCTGTGCGGAGGCGCCCGGCGCGGACGGGCTGTGCCCGCCGGAGGAGCCCATCGTCTACTACCTCGACCCCGGCACGCCCGAGCCGGTGCGCAGCGCCCTGCTCGACGGCGCCCGGTGGTGGGCGGAGGCCTTCGAGGCCGCGGGCTTTGAGGACGCCTACCGGGTCGAGGTGCTGCCGGACAGTGCCGACGCGATGGACGTGCGCTACAACGTGATCCAGTGGGTGCACCGCCGCACGCGGGGGTGGAGCTACGGCGCCTCCGTGACCGACCCGCGGACCGGCGAGATTCTAAAGGGACACGTCACGCTCGGCTCCCAGCGCGTACGGCAGGACTACCTGCTGGCCGAGGGGCTCCTGGCCCCGTACCAGGGCGCCCGTGCCGACGGCTTTCCGCCCGGCGACGACCCGATGCTGGAGATGGCGCTCGCCCGCATTCGGCAGCTGTCGGCGCACGAGGTGGGGCACACGCTGGGCCTCGCCCACAACTTTGCCGCGTCGGTGAATGACCGCGCCTCGGTCATGGACTACCCGGCGCCGCTGGCCCGCGTAGAGGGGGATTCCATATCGCTGAAGGAGGCCTACGACACCGGCGTGGAGCGGTGGGACGTGAAGGCCCTCCAGTACGCCTACGCCCGTCCGGGCCCCAATCAGACGGAGGCCGCGCTGCTCGACAGCCTCGTGCGGGCGGCGGAGCGGGAGGGCCTCCGGTACGTAACGGACGCGGACGCCCGTCCGGCCGGGGCCGCCCACCCGAAGGGCAACCTCTGGGACAACGGGCGCAACATGGTCGACGCCCTCGACCGGGAGATGCGGGTGCGAGACGTGGCCCTCGACCGGTTCGGCGAGGCGGTCGTGAAGCGCGGGGAGCCGCTCGCCCACATGGAGGAGGCGCTCGTGCCCCTCTACCTGCGCCACCGGTACCAGGTCGGCGCCACGGCGAAGCTGATTGGGGGCGAGGTGTACGAGTACGCCGTGCGTGGCGAGTCGGAGGCGCAGGTGTCCGAGCGCGTGCCGGCCCAACGCCAGGCGGCCGCCCTCGACGCCCTGCTGTCCACGATCACGCCCGCGGCGCTGGCCCTGCCGGAGGCCGCCCGGACCCGCATTCCGCCGCGTCCGCCGGGCCATCCGGACACCCGCGAGGTGTTCGAGGGCCGGACGGACCCGACGTTCGACCCCTACGCCCCGGTCGAGGTGGCGGCCACTATGGTGCTCGACGCCCTCACGGCGCCGGAACGGGCCCTGCGCCTCATCGAGCAGCGGGACGCCACCCCCGACCTGCCGGGCCTACAGGGCACCCTCACAACCATTACCGAGGCCGTCTGGAAGGCCGACCCGCCCGCCGACGGGTACCGGGCCGAAGTGCAGCGGACGGTGCAGCAGGTGTGGACGGACGTGCTGCTCGACCGCGCCGACGCGGGGAACGGGGCGCCGGCCGTACGGGCCCGTCTCGAACAGCACCTGCGCACGCTCCGAGACTGGCTCGCGGCCCATCCGGGGGCGATCACGGAGGCAGAGGCCCATCGGACCGCCGTCCGGGCGTCGATCGACCGGTACTTCGACCGGTCCCACGACGCGGCGTCTCCCCCGGCCTCCGTGGCGGCCCCGCCCGGATCCCCCATCGGACAGGCCCCAGGGTACCACCGGCGCCACGCCCAGCGGCAGGCCTGGCTCGATCGGTGGACCCCGCCCGTCTGCTCGCGGCAGAGGCCGTAG
- a CDS encoding Hpt domain-containing protein, which produces MATPAVDRDALVELLDGNPDVIATLIDSFLDDCSDYMDAIRNAVESEDAEALEREAHGLKGATGSLRASPSSEAAQTLEEMAHAGDFADAEAALETLEAEIDRLKDELRALRTACQEAAGRVD; this is translated from the coding sequence ATGGCCACCCCTGCTGTTGACCGAGATGCCCTCGTCGAACTCTTGGACGGGAACCCGGACGTCATCGCAACCCTTATCGACTCGTTCCTGGACGATTGCTCGGACTACATGGACGCCATCCGGAACGCGGTTGAGAGCGAAGACGCCGAGGCACTGGAACGGGAGGCCCACGGCCTGAAGGGGGCGACGGGCAGCCTTCGGGCCTCCCCGTCCAGCGAGGCGGCCCAGACGCTCGAGGAGATGGCCCACGCGGGGGACTTTGCGGACGCCGAGGCGGCCCTGGAGACGCTGGAGGCCGAAATTGACCGCCTCAAAGACGAGCTCCGTGCCCTCAGGACGGCGTGTCAGGAAGCCGCCGGACGGGTGGACTGA